One Verrucomicrobiota bacterium DNA window includes the following coding sequences:
- a CDS encoding radical SAM protein — MINITKLYCGQAQPADALRYGRGHGAPRYAAERRPVVVWNITRRCNLQCIHCYSDSDAREYPGELTWDQCRQVLEDLAQFGVPGVLLSGGEPLIHPRFFDLATHARSLGLRLTLSTNGTLIHRETATRLKELGFAYVGISLDGMGATHDHFRGRTGAFEKSVEAFRHCKAAGQKVGLRLTLSAHNVADLDRILDFIEAEDIDRVCFYHLVYSGRGRSVVDVSHEQTRSALDKIIDRTARWAASGPPREVLTVDQPADGAYLYLRLQREDPERADEALRLLRWNGGGSHGSGTGIGNIDTQGNVHPDQFWQTLTLGNVRQRPFSEIWSNPENETLAALRQRTGRLEGRCANCRFLRICGGGFRVRAVQVHRNLWAPDPACYLTAEEIRPPEHETGKSQFIGGHQEGRG, encoded by the coding sequence ATGATCAATATCACGAAACTGTATTGCGGCCAGGCCCAGCCTGCGGATGCCCTTCGCTATGGACGCGGCCACGGCGCTCCCCGTTACGCCGCCGAGCGCCGGCCCGTCGTGGTCTGGAACATCACCCGCCGATGCAACCTCCAATGCATCCATTGTTACTCCGACTCCGATGCCCGGGAGTATCCGGGTGAGTTGACTTGGGACCAATGCCGCCAAGTGCTCGAGGATCTCGCCCAATTCGGCGTGCCCGGCGTTCTGCTCTCCGGCGGCGAACCGCTGATTCATCCTCGTTTCTTCGACCTCGCCACTCACGCGCGCAGCCTGGGGCTTCGCCTGACTCTCTCCACCAACGGCACTCTCATCCATCGCGAGACCGCCACACGGTTGAAGGAGCTTGGCTTCGCCTATGTTGGGATATCGCTGGACGGCATGGGCGCCACGCATGATCACTTTCGCGGTCGAACCGGTGCTTTCGAGAAGAGCGTGGAGGCGTTCCGGCATTGCAAGGCCGCCGGACAAAAAGTGGGTTTAAGGTTGACGCTCTCCGCTCACAACGTCGCCGACCTCGACCGGATTCTGGATTTCATCGAAGCCGAGGACATCGATCGTGTCTGCTTCTATCACCTGGTCTACAGTGGACGGGGCCGTAGTGTGGTCGATGTGAGCCACGAGCAAACGCGCTCCGCTTTGGATAAGATTATCGATCGTACGGCGCGCTGGGCGGCTTCGGGCCCGCCTCGCGAAGTGCTCACCGTCGATCAACCCGCCGACGGCGCCTATCTCTATCTGCGATTGCAACGGGAGGATCCCGAACGAGCGGACGAGGCGCTTCGATTGCTGCGCTGGAATGGAGGGGGCTCGCATGGCAGCGGCACGGGCATCGGCAACATTGACACCCAAGGCAACGTGCACCCCGACCAGTTCTGGCAAACGCTGACGCTGGGAAACGTCCGGCAGCGTCCGTTCAGCGAAATTTGGAGCAACCCTGAAAACGAAACCCTGGCGGCGTTACGGCAGCGCACCGGTCGGCTCGAAGGCAGATGTGCGAACTGTCGCTTCCTCCGCATCTGCGGCGGTGGCTTCCGCGTCCGCGCGGTCCAAGTGCACCGCAATCTCTGGGCGCCGGACCCGGCCTGCTACCTGACCGCAGAGGAGATCCGCCCGCCCGAGCATGAAACCGGAAAATCTCAATTCATCGGCGGCCATCAGGAAGGTCGGGGTTGA
- a CDS encoding nitrate oxidoreductase subunit beta, with product MSNVFNWQLGREMEFPYEARFPDEQFAFVFNLNRCIGCQSCTMACKSTWTFNRGQEAMWWNNVETKPYGGYPHHWDVKTLDLLDKANPGGQTWGGTRRDLRAPYGEFKGKTIFEAAKNNISPEGAQKALGYLPTDEEWSAPNRFEDNPAGAEKSRRGQMSFSEGEAAPQHRTWFFYLARLCNHCSYPACLVACPRHAIYKRPEDGIVLVDQERCRGYRKCMEACPYKKTFYRSTTRTSEKCIGCFPRVEGRDPEGRGLPMQTRCMSACVGHIRLQGLVRIEKDGAWKEDRSNPLFYLIHVAKVALPLYPQFGTEPNGYYIPPRWVPRAYLKQMFGPGVDDAIERYALPDRELLAVLQLFGKDPRICFRYEIKEGPKVFETEIRGKKFTLYDDTIIGYSKDGTKILETRVEEPFHVRPDQHANSI from the coding sequence ATGAGCAACGTCTTTAACTGGCAACTCGGACGGGAGATGGAGTTCCCCTACGAGGCCAGATTTCCCGACGAGCAGTTCGCCTTCGTCTTCAATCTCAATCGCTGCATCGGGTGCCAAAGTTGCACCATGGCCTGCAAGTCCACCTGGACCTTCAACCGGGGGCAGGAAGCGATGTGGTGGAACAACGTTGAAACCAAACCCTACGGCGGTTATCCGCATCATTGGGACGTCAAGACGCTTGATCTCCTGGACAAAGCCAACCCTGGCGGCCAGACCTGGGGCGGGACTCGGCGCGACCTCCGCGCTCCGTACGGCGAGTTCAAGGGCAAGACCATCTTCGAGGCGGCCAAGAACAACATCAGCCCCGAAGGCGCGCAGAAGGCCCTCGGCTACCTGCCGACCGACGAGGAATGGTCAGCGCCCAACCGTTTCGAGGATAATCCGGCGGGAGCGGAGAAGAGCCGGCGTGGGCAGATGTCCTTCTCCGAGGGCGAAGCGGCACCGCAGCATAGGACCTGGTTCTTCTATCTCGCGCGCCTCTGCAACCATTGCTCCTATCCCGCGTGCCTCGTTGCGTGCCCGCGCCATGCGATCTACAAACGGCCGGAAGACGGCATCGTGCTGGTCGATCAGGAACGCTGCCGCGGATATCGCAAGTGCATGGAAGCCTGTCCCTACAAAAAGACCTTCTATCGCAGCACCACGCGCACGAGTGAGAAATGCATCGGCTGTTTTCCGCGAGTCGAAGGGCGCGATCCGGAGGGACGCGGCCTGCCGATGCAAACCCGGTGCATGTCGGCTTGCGTGGGCCATATCCGTCTGCAGGGCCTCGTTCGAATCGAGAAAGACGGCGCCTGGAAGGAGGATCGCTCTAACCCCCTCTTTTATCTCATCCATGTCGCGAAAGTGGCGCTGCCGCTTTACCCTCAGTTTGGGACGGAACCGAACGGGTATTACATCCCGCCGCGATGGGTGCCGCGAGCCTATCTCAAGCAAATGTTCGGGCCCGGCGTGGATGACGCGATCGAACGCTACGCTTTGCCCGACCGCGAACTGCTCGCCGTGCTTCAGCTTTTCGGCAAAGACCCGCGCATCTGCTTCCGCTACGAGATCAAGGAAGGCCCGAAGGTGTTTGAAACCGAAATCCGCGGGAAGAAGTTCACGTTGTACGACGACACCATCATCGGGTATTCCAAGGACGGCACGAAAATCCTCGAAACGCGCGTGGAAGAGCCGTTCCACGTGCGCCCCGACCAACATGCCAACTCCATCTGA
- a CDS encoding c-type cytochrome produces MPSSRFFSSRLNLLPLPAVDLYLQRASGFSTRIVRHVTGAMGMATDPPPCGFFPSPEISTPAGSLPSDEDLLETLTRGMPGSSMPSFAYLPEEERREVVRYVKWLTADVDAAGRRVNKFEEAKAKGELKPAVIVPPEPGVTVEALVKGRELFAKLACNACHGDTGAGDGPSAPTLKDNWGVPLPPRDFTIGAFRGGSTGRDLYLRIHNGMAGTPMLGYGAGVLSPEERWSLVLHIQSLRRKDAEVHDILQPEDADIQVRRTSKVPATPSDPAWESLDSVRVPLNPLWPEPYPVPTVAVTALHDGQKLAILLQWRDDLANGTPVRVEDFQDAVALQFSIKGTTPFLGMGDADHPVNIWMWKAGWQQTADGQRQDVHTLHPSMHVDTYFEARGQVPTAEAAGNLQARSQMASPVEDANARGFGSFTPQPAVEQNVRGQGFWRDGFWSVMVSRELKSTFADDVNFAERRPVPVACAVWNGQQRDRNGRKVISNWYRLILEP; encoded by the coding sequence GTGCCTTCCTCCCGGTTCTTCTCCTCAAGGCTCAATCTCCTGCCTCTTCCAGCGGTGGATCTCTACTTGCAACGGGCAAGCGGGTTTTCGACGCGCATTGTGCGGCATGTCACGGGGGCAATGGGGATGGCAACGGACCCGCCTCCGTGTGGCTTTTTCCCAAGCCCCGAAATTTCAACGCCGGCGGGTTCGCTGCCCTCGGACGAGGACCTCCTGGAGACCCTCACGCGCGGGATGCCAGGCAGTTCGATGCCGAGCTTTGCCTACCTCCCCGAGGAGGAGCGGCGGGAGGTCGTGCGGTATGTCAAGTGGCTGACGGCGGATGTGGATGCGGCGGGGAGGCGGGTCAACAAATTCGAGGAGGCCAAGGCCAAGGGCGAGTTGAAACCCGCGGTGATCGTCCCTCCGGAGCCGGGGGTGACCGTTGAGGCGCTGGTCAAAGGACGAGAACTTTTCGCCAAACTTGCTTGCAACGCCTGCCACGGGGACACCGGCGCCGGGGATGGACCCTCCGCACCGACCTTGAAAGACAACTGGGGCGTGCCCTTGCCGCCACGCGACTTCACCATCGGCGCCTTCCGCGGCGGATCGACCGGGCGAGATTTGTATCTGCGCATCCACAACGGCATGGCGGGCACGCCGATGTTGGGTTACGGCGCGGGGGTCCTGTCACCGGAGGAGCGGTGGTCGCTCGTGTTGCACATTCAGTCCCTCCGCCGCAAGGACGCCGAGGTGCACGATATTCTCCAACCCGAAGACGCCGACATTCAGGTGCGGCGGACGAGCAAGGTTCCGGCGACGCCGTCCGATCCGGCGTGGGAAAGCTTGGACAGTGTGAGGGTGCCGCTTAACCCGCTCTGGCCCGAACCATATCCGGTGCCGACGGTGGCGGTGACGGCGCTGCACGACGGGCAGAAACTGGCCATCCTGTTGCAATGGCGCGACGACCTTGCCAACGGCACTCCGGTGCGTGTGGAGGATTTCCAGGACGCCGTCGCACTGCAGTTTTCGATCAAGGGCACCACCCCGTTCCTCGGGATGGGCGACGCGGATCATCCGGTGAACATCTGGATGTGGAAGGCGGGATGGCAACAAACGGCGGATGGCCAGCGGCAGGACGTGCACACGCTGCATCCCTCGATGCATGTGGACACCTATTTCGAGGCTCGCGGGCAGGTTCCCACCGCCGAGGCCGCGGGCAATCTCCAGGCTCGATCGCAGATGGCTTCACCGGTTGAAGATGCCAACGCTCGAGGGTTCGGCTCCTTCACGCCGCAGCCTGCGGTCGAACAGAATGTCCGCGGCCAGGGCTTTTGGCGCGACGGGTTCTGGAGCGTGATGGTCAGCCGCGAATTGAAGTCCACGTTTGCGGACGACGTGAATTTCGCCGAGAGGCGGCCGGTGCCGGTGGCTTGTGCGGTGTGGAACGGCCAGCAGCGTGATCGCAACGGGCGGAAGGTGATCAGCAACTGGTATCGCCTGATCTTGGAACCATGA
- a CDS encoding radical SAM protein translates to MTPFDFQDRPFIVIWEATRACGLACRHCRAEANSIPHPLELTTRESFRLIEQVARCRPALFVMTGADPFRRPDLEVLVRHARQHGWRVSLSPSATPEFARTELGPFRSAGIERISLSLDGASQETHDRFRGVPGTWKWTMEAITNAARAGIAVQINTTFTRQNLGEFDAFVELLRQLQPVLWSVFQLVPTGRGRADDLLSAEEMETLFERLALLSLAVPFDIKTTEGQHYRRVLLQQSRGGSPSRSRAPLGINDGKGFVFISHVGHIQPSGFLPLTAGNVRSDELLEVYRNNPLFRGLRDPSLLQGKCGRCEFKSICGGSRARAFALTGDPFGEEPLCSYQPPPRSHPPQDPVSGAEPQRQRAKKRHSRPRTAMAPTHPSDDPLLS, encoded by the coding sequence ATGACCCCATTCGACTTTCAGGATCGCCCGTTCATCGTGATCTGGGAAGCAACCCGGGCGTGCGGACTCGCCTGCCGGCACTGCCGCGCTGAGGCAAATTCGATTCCTCATCCTCTCGAACTCACCACGCGCGAGTCGTTCCGGCTGATCGAACAAGTCGCGCGCTGCCGTCCGGCGCTGTTCGTCATGACCGGAGCGGATCCGTTTCGCCGCCCCGACCTCGAGGTGCTCGTGCGCCACGCCAGGCAGCACGGCTGGCGCGTGAGCCTCAGTCCCAGCGCCACACCCGAATTCGCCAGGACCGAACTTGGCCCATTCCGCTCGGCCGGCATCGAACGGATTTCCTTAAGTCTCGATGGCGCAAGCCAGGAGACCCATGACCGGTTCCGTGGCGTGCCCGGGACGTGGAAATGGACGATGGAAGCCATCACCAACGCCGCGCGCGCGGGCATCGCGGTGCAGATCAACACGACCTTTACGCGTCAAAATTTGGGCGAGTTCGACGCGTTCGTCGAGTTGTTGCGCCAACTCCAGCCGGTCCTGTGGAGCGTGTTCCAGTTGGTGCCGACCGGGCGAGGGCGCGCCGATGACTTGCTCTCCGCGGAGGAGATGGAAACCTTGTTCGAGCGGCTTGCGCTGTTATCCCTTGCGGTTCCCTTCGACATCAAAACCACCGAGGGCCAGCATTATCGCCGGGTGCTGCTCCAGCAGTCCCGGGGAGGGTCACCCTCCCGCTCGCGCGCGCCGCTCGGAATCAACGATGGCAAGGGATTCGTGTTCATCTCGCACGTCGGCCACATCCAGCCCAGCGGTTTCCTGCCGCTGACCGCCGGCAATGTGCGTAGCGACGAGCTGCTTGAAGTGTATCGGAACAACCCGCTTTTCCGGGGATTGCGCGATCCGAGCCTGCTCCAAGGAAAATGCGGACGTTGCGAATTCAAATCCATCTGCGGAGGCTCGCGCGCGCGGGCCTTCGCCCTGACGGGCGACCCTTTTGGCGAGGAACCCTTGTGCTCCTACCAACCTCCTCCCCGCAGTCATCCGCCGCAGGACCCAGTCTCCGGCGCGGAGCCGCAGAGGCAAAGGGCAAAGAAGAGGCACTCCAGGCCAAGGACTGCAATGGCTCCAACCCATCCTTCGGACGATCCTCTTCTGTCATGA
- a CDS encoding twin-arginine translocation signal domain-containing protein produces MSTSPLSRRDFIQRSGLAGAGVAAAQCLPLRFLQAQTSGEVVANPLAFYPHRDWEKFYRDQYAYDQTFSWVCAPNDTHNCRVTAHVRNGVIVRMGEHYDTGTYADLYGNKASLNWGNRHCAKGYTFHRIVYGPYRLKHPIVRRGWKRWADDGFPHLTRELRLKYKFDSRGTDKYEKISWDDAFSYIARGLKAIATRYSGESGAKLLAEQGYPPEMIQEMGGAGTRTLKFRGGMGLLGVLGKYGMYRLGNSMALLDVHVRGVKPEEAKAGRNWSNYTWQGDQAPGQPWVHGLQNSECDFNDHRYSKLIIMNGKNLVENKITDSHWFIECMERGAKIVIIAPEYGAPSTKCDYWVPIRPSTDAALWLGVTRVMMDNRWYDEKFVKAFTDFPLLIRADNLKRLRAAEVFPHYRSTLPENGPSKKVQGLTDEQHQKLGDFVVWDSKTQGPKALTRDMVGEALWNAGLDPVLDGTWKIKLVDGPEVEVKTAWTQYRIHLQDYDIETVSQITSSPKEMIQQLAKDIATITPVSINQGEGINHWFYATEANRAAYLPVMLTGNIDRKGAGCHGWAGNYKAALFQGSKVTGPGFKGWIAEDPFHPNLDPAAHGRDIQAHAFAKDEEPAYWNHGDVPLIVNTPKEGRKVFTGRTHMPTPTKAIFFTNVNLINNAKWAYGVIKNVNPKVELIVSNEVQMTASIEQSDFGLPANSWVEFQDLEVTASCSNPFLQIWKGGIKPVYDSKDDLTILAGIASGLAKITGDRRFADYFHFELNGQRRVYLQRLLDSCTTTAGYRLDDIMAGKYGPPGGALMLFRSYPRVPFYEQIHDSYPFYTETGRLHSYSDDPTAISCGENFIVHREGPEATPYLPNVIISANPWVRPNDYGIPLTAEHWDERTIRNVKMPWSEAKQTKNFLWEKGFHFYCLTPKSRHSVHSSWANVDWHLIWNSNFGDPYRLDKRLPNVSEHQLHMNPEAARDLGLNDGDYVYVDANPADRPYLGATPSDPFYKVSRCMLRVTLNAAYPYHVVMMKHGSFIATEKTVKAQQTRPDGLSLKDEGYISNFRFGSQQSINRNWHMPMHQTDTLFHKAKVNMSFIFGGEADNHAINTVPKECLVRVSKAEDGGLGGKGVWKGGTDGMSPNAESEVMKRYLAGKMGEGGGGLTFE; encoded by the coding sequence ATGAGCACTTCACCCCTTTCCCGGCGTGACTTCATTCAACGCAGCGGCCTTGCGGGCGCGGGTGTGGCGGCCGCGCAGTGTCTTCCGTTGCGTTTCCTGCAGGCGCAAACCTCCGGCGAGGTGGTCGCGAATCCGCTCGCGTTCTATCCCCATCGCGATTGGGAGAAATTCTATCGCGACCAGTATGCCTATGATCAGACCTTTTCGTGGGTGTGCGCGCCGAATGACACGCACAATTGCCGTGTGACGGCGCATGTTCGCAACGGAGTCATCGTGCGCATGGGGGAACATTACGACACCGGCACCTATGCCGACCTTTACGGCAACAAGGCGTCCCTCAACTGGGGCAATCGGCATTGCGCCAAGGGTTACACATTCCATCGCATCGTCTACGGACCGTACCGGCTGAAGCATCCCATCGTGCGGCGCGGTTGGAAGCGGTGGGCCGATGACGGATTTCCCCATCTCACCAGGGAATTGCGCCTCAAGTACAAGTTCGACTCGCGCGGCACGGACAAGTACGAAAAGATCTCCTGGGATGACGCGTTCTCGTACATTGCCAGGGGCTTGAAGGCCATCGCCACCCGCTACAGCGGCGAGTCTGGCGCCAAGCTCCTCGCCGAGCAGGGTTATCCGCCGGAGATGATCCAGGAGATGGGCGGCGCGGGCACCCGGACGCTGAAGTTTCGCGGAGGCATGGGCCTGCTGGGGGTGCTGGGAAAATACGGCATGTATCGGCTCGGCAATTCGATGGCGTTGCTTGACGTGCATGTGCGCGGTGTCAAGCCGGAGGAGGCAAAGGCCGGCCGCAACTGGTCGAACTACACCTGGCAAGGCGATCAGGCTCCCGGCCAGCCGTGGGTGCATGGATTGCAGAATTCCGAGTGCGATTTCAATGACCATCGCTACTCGAAACTCATCATCATGAACGGGAAGAATCTGGTGGAAAACAAGATTACCGATTCCCACTGGTTCATCGAGTGCATGGAGCGGGGCGCCAAGATCGTCATCATCGCGCCCGAATACGGGGCTCCTTCAACCAAATGCGACTATTGGGTGCCGATCCGGCCCTCGACCGACGCCGCGCTCTGGCTGGGTGTCACACGCGTGATGATGGACAACCGGTGGTATGATGAAAAATTCGTCAAGGCCTTCACGGACTTCCCGCTGCTCATCCGCGCCGACAACCTGAAGCGGCTGCGAGCCGCAGAGGTTTTCCCCCATTACCGAAGCACACTCCCGGAAAACGGGCCCAGCAAGAAAGTGCAGGGCTTGACCGACGAGCAACACCAAAAACTGGGCGATTTCGTGGTGTGGGATAGTAAGACCCAAGGACCAAAAGCGCTGACGCGGGACATGGTGGGCGAGGCGCTTTGGAACGCAGGCCTCGATCCGGTCCTCGATGGCACCTGGAAAATCAAGCTGGTGGATGGCCCTGAGGTGGAGGTGAAGACCGCGTGGACGCAGTATCGGATTCATCTTCAAGATTACGACATCGAGACCGTTTCGCAGATCACCTCGTCGCCGAAGGAGATGATTCAGCAACTCGCGAAGGACATCGCGACGATCACACCGGTGTCGATCAATCAAGGCGAGGGAATCAACCATTGGTTCTACGCGACGGAGGCGAATCGCGCCGCCTATTTGCCGGTGATGCTCACCGGCAACATCGACCGGAAGGGGGCGGGCTGTCACGGTTGGGCGGGGAATTACAAGGCCGCGCTGTTCCAGGGCAGCAAGGTCACCGGGCCCGGATTCAAGGGATGGATTGCGGAAGACCCCTTTCATCCGAACCTCGATCCCGCCGCGCACGGGCGCGATATCCAAGCGCACGCCTTCGCCAAAGACGAGGAACCGGCGTATTGGAATCACGGGGATGTGCCGTTGATTGTGAACACGCCGAAGGAAGGCCGGAAGGTGTTCACCGGCAGGACGCACATGCCCACGCCGACCAAGGCGATCTTCTTCACGAACGTGAATCTGATCAACAACGCCAAGTGGGCCTATGGCGTGATCAAGAACGTCAATCCCAAGGTCGAGTTGATCGTTTCAAACGAGGTCCAGATGACCGCCTCGATCGAGCAGTCCGACTTCGGCCTCCCGGCCAATTCCTGGGTCGAGTTCCAGGACCTGGAAGTCACGGCGAGCTGCTCGAACCCGTTTCTGCAAATCTGGAAGGGCGGCATCAAACCGGTGTACGATTCCAAGGACGATCTGACCATCCTCGCCGGAATCGCGTCCGGTTTGGCCAAGATCACTGGAGACCGGCGATTTGCGGACTATTTTCACTTCGAGCTGAACGGGCAGCGCCGCGTCTATCTCCAGCGCCTGCTCGATTCCTGCACGACGACCGCCGGGTACCGCCTCGACGACATCATGGCCGGCAAATACGGTCCGCCGGGCGGCGCCCTCATGCTGTTCCGTTCCTATCCGCGCGTGCCTTTCTACGAGCAGATTCACGACAGTTATCCTTTCTACACCGAAACCGGGCGGCTGCACTCTTATAGCGACGATCCGACCGCGATCAGTTGCGGCGAGAATTTCATCGTCCACCGCGAGGGTCCGGAGGCGACGCCGTATTTGCCGAACGTCATCATCAGCGCCAATCCCTGGGTTCGGCCCAACGACTATGGAATCCCGCTGACCGCCGAGCATTGGGACGAGCGAACCATTCGCAATGTGAAAATGCCATGGTCTGAGGCGAAGCAAACGAAGAACTTTCTGTGGGAGAAGGGATTTCATTTCTACTGCCTCACGCCGAAGTCGCGGCATTCCGTTCACTCCTCGTGGGCGAACGTGGACTGGCATCTGATTTGGAATTCGAATTTCGGCGACCCGTATCGCCTCGACAAGCGCCTGCCGAACGTCAGCGAGCATCAGCTTCACATGAATCCGGAAGCGGCGCGCGATCTCGGGTTGAACGATGGCGATTATGTTTATGTCGATGCCAATCCCGCCGACCGCCCGTACCTGGGGGCGACCCCAAGCGATCCCTTCTACAAGGTCAGCCGTTGCATGTTGCGGGTCACGCTCAACGCCGCCTACCCGTATCACGTGGTCATGATGAAGCACGGATCCTTTATCGCGACGGAAAAAACCGTGAAAGCCCAGCAAACCCGGCCCGACGGCCTGTCCCTGAAGGACGAGGGCTACATCTCGAACTTCCGCTTCGGGTCTCAGCAATCGATCAACCGCAACTGGCACATGCCCATGCACCAGACCGACACCCTGTTCCACAAAGCGAAAGTGAACATGAGTTTCATCTTCGGCGGCGAGGCGGACAATCACGCGATCAACACGGTGCCCAAGGAGTGCCTGGTGCGCGTGTCCAAAGCGGAGGATGGCGGCTTGGGCGGCAAGGGCGTGTGGAAAGGGGGCACCGACGGCATGTCTCCCAACGCCGAGAGCGAGGTGATGAAGCGCTACCTGGCCGGCAAGATGGGCGAGGGCGGCGGCGGACTGACTTTTGAGTGA